From Ancylobacter pratisalsi, one genomic window encodes:
- a CDS encoding helix-turn-helix transcriptional regulator — translation MAIDRSIPLVRASGLGPLPAVFEQRAGERALWKAFEQEGLPLAVIGAPQTPVPLGSMIGVFERCARLLGDRTFGIDVGFEMAKAWGYGLWGAYGAAAPTLGQAIERYCRTFRAHALSGRLELLPRGVHRVWRCVGPPFSLPAIHHADHLIGPMILLSREYLGSRWTPKWIEVSYLRDADAHLLEDRLQIPIRYGCGGMGLAFAPEDLLARRTRDPAKGSEIVTLREVVADVVLSRAAEPARSVSAIVALRLLDGQTDIDGTARMAGASVRNLQRLLAQEGYTYREVIDAARRARALSLLQETERPILEIAMLLGYEDHASFSRAFRRWMGCAPSEFRDRTQPVVLAQTAKLLGA, via the coding sequence ATGGCAATTGACCGATCGATACCCCTGGTCCGGGCAAGCGGCCTCGGTCCGCTTCCGGCGGTCTTCGAACAGCGGGCCGGGGAGCGCGCCCTCTGGAAGGCCTTCGAACAGGAAGGACTGCCGCTCGCGGTGATCGGCGCGCCGCAGACGCCCGTTCCATTGGGCTCCATGATCGGCGTCTTCGAAAGATGCGCTCGCCTTCTGGGCGACCGGACGTTCGGGATCGACGTCGGCTTCGAAATGGCAAAGGCTTGGGGCTATGGCTTGTGGGGCGCCTACGGCGCCGCCGCCCCGACACTCGGTCAGGCGATCGAGCGATATTGCCGGACCTTCCGCGCCCATGCCCTCAGCGGGAGGCTGGAGCTTCTCCCGCGCGGCGTCCACCGGGTCTGGCGCTGTGTGGGGCCGCCGTTCAGTTTGCCTGCCATCCACCACGCCGATCACCTGATTGGGCCGATGATACTCCTCTCCAGAGAGTATCTGGGCTCCCGATGGACGCCAAAATGGATCGAGGTCTCCTATCTCCGCGACGCTGATGCCCATCTGCTCGAAGACAGGCTGCAGATCCCGATCCGCTACGGTTGCGGCGGCATGGGGCTCGCCTTCGCTCCCGAAGATCTGCTCGCACGGCGGACGCGAGATCCTGCGAAGGGTTCCGAAATCGTGACGCTGCGGGAAGTTGTCGCCGACGTGGTTCTGTCGCGCGCCGCCGAACCGGCCCGCTCAGTTTCGGCCATCGTGGCGCTTCGGCTTCTCGACGGGCAGACCGACATCGACGGAACGGCGCGCATGGCCGGCGCGAGCGTCCGGAACCTGCAACGCCTGCTTGCTCAAGAGGGCTACACCTATCGCGAAGTAATCGACGCGGCGCGCAGGGCCCGGGCGCTCAGCCTGTTGCAGGAAACGGAGAGGCCGATCCTCGAAATCGCGATGCTGCTCGGCTACGAGGATCACGCCAGCTTCTCCAGGGCCTTCCGTCGCTGGATGGGCTGCGCGCCCTCGGAATTCAGAGATCGCACCCAACCTGTAGTGTTGGCGCAAACTGCGAAGCTGCTCGGCGCCTAG